The window CCCAAGCGCAATCAGTGCTACGACTAGAGCAGCAATGGACAACCCTAGCACAAGTGGTGAGGAAGAGTTGGAGGCTGTTTCAGATGCCTTTTCTTCTTTTGGTTTTTCTTGTCCATGTGAATCCGTTACCGTATTAGATGCCACAATGTTTGTGATCGAATGCGGCTTATCAGCATCTTTATCGCCTGTCCATTCAACGACCGTTCCATCCTTATAATATTGATATGCATCCCATGCAGCTTCACCTGCTTTTTCAGGGTTTTTCGCTACAAAAACGAATTGCTGGAACTGTCCGGCAAGCACGCCTTTACCCGTTGCTTCCCAAGTCACTCTTGTCACCTTGCCATCTTTTTCTTCAGTTGACGTTTTCCATCCAGGGACTGGCTCATATTGCTGGAATTCTACGCCTTTAGGTATTGTCACGACAACCTTAGTCGTTGGACTGTCACTCTCAGAAGGAACTTTTAACGTATAGGTTTCCCACGCATTTGTCGCAGACGTATCAGGCTTGACTGTGACATGAGCACTCACAGGAATCGCCAATAAAAATGAAGCGAGAAGCATTGGTAATAAAGCTTTAACGTATTTTTTCATATGGTATGAACTCCTTTTAGTTTCTTCTAATAAATGTGGTAT is drawn from Bacillus pumilus and contains these coding sequences:
- a CDS encoding YcnI family protein is translated as MKKYVKALLPMLLASFLLAIPVSAHVTVKPDTSATNAWETYTLKVPSESDSPTTKVVVTIPKGVEFQQYEPVPGWKTSTEEKDGKVTRVTWEATGKGVLAGQFQQFVFVAKNPEKAGEAAWDAYQYYKDGTVVEWTGDKDADKPHSITNIVASNTVTDSHGQEKPKEEKASETASNSSSPLVLGLSIAALVVALIALGLAFRKK